In Eupeodes corollae chromosome X, idEupCoro1.1, whole genome shotgun sequence, the following proteins share a genomic window:
- the LOC129953386 gene encoding ankyrin-3 isoform X1 yields the protein MALGDTKNGNLPSMTKDIQLPTAVETAPQNNEQIERGSTEKMAHKVNKQIDATISFLRAGRSGELGKVIEFLESGQVTDINTCNANGLNALHLAAKDGYIDIVSELLRRGANVDNATKKGNTALHIASLAGQKEVIKLLIQFNANVNVQSLNGFTPLYMAAQENHDACVRYLLAKGANPSLATEDGFTPLAVAMQQGHDKVVAVLLESDSRSKVRLPALHIAAKKDDVKAASLLLENDHNPDIVSKSGFTPLHIAAHYGNVDIAKLLIDRGADVNYIAKHNITPLHVACKWGKKNILILLLSKNARIDATTRDGLTPLHCAARSGHKDVIELLVENGAPILSKTKNGLAPLHMAAQGEHDEAARILLMHKAPVDEVTVDYLTALHVSAHCGHVKVAKLLLDHNADPNARALNGFTPLHIACKKNRIKVVELLLKHNASISATTESGLTPLHVASFMGCMNIVIYLLQHDANPDAPTVRGETPLHLAARANQTDIIRILLRNGANVDAQAREGQTPLHVSSRLGNIDIIMLMLQHGANCDSVTKDAYTPLHIAAKEGQEEVAALLIDNNASLDAVTKKSFSPLHLAAKYGKVHIVQLLLQKGANVDCQGKNGVTPLHVASHYDHQEIALLLLEKGALPQASAKNGHTALHIAARKNQMDIATNLLQYGADPNTKSKSGFAPLHLAAQEGHVDMVNLLLEHGASANVSARNGLTPMHLCAQEDRAKVAQILLDNNAHISDRTKAGYSPLHVAAHFGQITMVKFLLENDANIELSTNVGYTPLHQAAQQGHTLVINLLLTHKANPNALTNHGQTALNIANKLGYVTAVETLKVVTEKSITNTVTGVLEEKYKVVAPESMHEAFMSDSEDEGGEDHLDQHQYKYMATDDLKTIINENDQHNYDTTDDGQNYGSNRKAFTETASAKYVNQNMSPASNVYQIKSIDNVTIIKPPVHLGFLVSFLVDARGGSMRGCRHSGVRVIVPPKSCAQPTRITCRYVKPQRVANPPPLMEGEALVSRVMELSPVEAKFLGSVILEVPHFGSLRDKEREIIILRSDNGETWREHTLYDSEEAVRDVLNETFESNELSHLEDLHTSRIVRIVTRNFPHFFAVVSRIRQEVHAIGPDGGTVSSTAVPQVQAIFPPNALTKKIRVGLQAQPVDLNGCCKLLGQGVAVSPVVTVEPRRRKFHKAITLSIPAPKAYTQGMVNQYSGNAPTLRLLCSITGGQNRAVWEDVTGSTPLAFVKDSVSFTTTVSARFWLMDCRNVSEASRMATELYSYMAQVPFMVKFVVFAKRISNTEAKLSVFCMTDDKEDKTLEHQEFFTEVAKSRDVEIPEDQDIYLEFSGNLLPVLKSGEQLNMKFHAFRENRLSFLVRVKDQEDAFGRISFMSEPKISKGEAPQTPICTLNVTLTDHEIITDNHNGSQKSLDHSLNYRDMLNLGYRQADEIHKADIRLSDICNLLEDDWVSLARELQVPENDIELIKSEYTGKQASKQAMVMLRLWLRQSGTNANGNTLEQALHKINRSDIVEKCIFNLELVTDYMEKAVAKMQLDQSGFDSLSDDLLGTASCDTSLVQRDERAVQKFKIIDNEQMAAASPLPASTESLQIEEKFTLDATQKFEEKSDTDAECSEKRHENHNSHQIEGKAEDLKPPVTKLPKNITPSKVVTMISQQQQFDPHYHQKQYQQSWVEPSDINKESSEYKNDDANETPYDGPDADLAAHINQQQEANNFASEIHLPSTLMNATTVGNNQSKDINFMEMPSSNLDDEIILSTSNVDEMEFNPSTYPTTISPLADSQTTDFMNETLESVEGFHLTTNEANEICLTKENTAIISSPEIQAESSLPDLEKSSSAGVSVAAGTGVATANITQNSITSMKSKTSSTKSLENNIKTAGSSSDSDIALHETGVELSEDEEHSEPEFYQGIEQSTGVIVGKNDDDWRAIETNSTVDDIQSRKDDLKEYLENTILSTAAEQVAELQQQQRDLYNFEITHDKEIKEPPLPPSPHAAAAIASTKAISENVQVEDSKIEYGEDIEVDNDEAYEPLSTLTKVGSNKLNNNSKAVQNDKHHDLPSIVIEPVNNATGEFLNQEKHHFNN from the exons ATTGATGCAACAATATCGTTCCTCAGAGCTGGCCGTAGCGGTGAATTAGGtaaagttattgaatttttagaatCCGGGCAAGTGACAGACATAAATACCTGCAATGCG AATGGCCTAAATGCACTTCACTTAGCAGCAAAAGATGGCTACATTGATATTGTAAGCGAGCTCTTAAGACGAGGAGCTAATGTTGACAACGCAACAAAGAAAGGCAACACAGCTCTACATATAGCTTCTCTTGCTGGCCAAAAGGAAGTGATTAAACTTTTGATTCAATTCAACGCAAATGTTAACGTTCAGTCGCTTAATGGATTTACACCTCTCTATATGGCTGCACAAGAAAATCATGACGCTTGTGTCCGATATCTTTTGGCTAAAGGTGCCAATCCGTCTCTAGCAACAGAG gATGGATTTACACCACTTGCTGTCGCCATGCAACAGGGTCATGACAAAGTTGTTGCTGTTTTATTGGAGAGTGACTCGCGGAGCAAAGTTCGTCTTCCAGCACTTCATATTGCCGCCAAAAAGGACGATGTAAAGGCAGCTTCGTTACTTCTTGAAAATGACCATAACCCCGATATTGTTTCAAAAAGCGGTTTTACTCCGCTTCACATTGCCGCTCACTATGGAAATGTGGATattgcaaaattattaattgatcGCGGAGCTGACGTGAATTACATTGCCAAACACAATATTACACCATTGCATGTTGCCTGCAAATGGGGTAAGAAGAATATTCTGATATtgcttctttcaaaaaatgctcgTATAGACGCTACAACTCGAGACGGCCTTACACCGCTACATTGCGCAGCGAGATCAGGTCACAAAGATGTTATTGAGCTACTGGTTGAAAATGGCGCAccgattttatcaaaaacaaaaaatggtctAGCACCCTTGCATATGGCTGCCCAAGGAGAACATGATGAAGCTGCTCGTATTCTCCTAATGCACAAAGCGCCCGTGGACGAGGTAACCGTAGACTATTTGACGGCACTGCATGTATCCGCACATTGCGGACATGTCAAAGTTGCTAAACTCCTACTCGATCATAATGCTGATCCCAATGCCCGAGCTCTTAATGGGTTCACGCCGCTGCACATTGCTTGCAAAAAGAATCGCATCAAAGTTGTTGAGCTTTTGTTGAAACACAATGCCAGTATAAGTGCGACGACTGAAAGCGGGTTAACACCGCTTCACGTTGCCAGCTTTATGGGTTGCATGAATATAGTTATATACCTCCTTCAACACGATGCCAATCCAGATGCACCAACTGTCCGGGGAGAAACTCCACTTCATTTAGCTGCTCGTGCCAACCAGACAGATATTATTCGAATTCTCTTGCGAAATGGTGCAAATGTAGATGCCCAAGCTCGCGAAGGACAAACTCCCCTGCATGTGTCTTCACGTCTGGGCAATATTGATATTATAATGCTTATGCTCCAGCATGGTGCCAATTGCGATTCTGTTACGAAAGATGCATATACGCCTTTGCATATTGCCGCTAAAGAAGGACAGGAAGAGGTTGCAGCTCTACTTATCGATAACAATGCATCTCTTGATGCAGTCACTAAGAAGAGTTTTTCACCACTCCACTTAGCAGCTAAATATGGAAAAGTTCATATAGTACAATTATTACTACAGAAGGGCGCTAACGTTGACTGTCAAGGGAAGAATGGTGTTACACCACTACATGTGGCCAGTCATTACGATCATCAGGAGATCGCTCTACTATTACTCGAAAAAGGTGCATTGCCTCAAGCAAGTGCCAAAAATGGACACACTGCTCTTCACATTGCAGCtcgaaaaaatcaaatggataTCGCTACAAATCTATTGCAATATGGGGCCGATCCAAACACCAAAAGCAAATCTGGATTTGCTCCACTGCATTTAGCTGCTCAAGAGGGCCATGTCGATATGGTTAATCTTTTGCTCGAGCATGGTGCCTCCGCAAACGTATCGGCCAGAAATGGTCTTACACCCATGCATCTGTGTGCTCAAGAAGATAGAGCTAAAGTTGCTCAAATTTTGCTCGATAATAATGCACATATATCAGATAGAACCAAAGCTGGATATTCACCGCTGCACGTTGCTGCACATTTCGGCCAAATAACAATGGTTAAATTTTTACTCGAAAATGATGCAAACATTGAATTAAGTACAAATGTAGGCTATACACCGCTTCATCAAGCCGCGCAACAGGGGCATACATTGGTTATAAATTTACTATTGACGCATAAGGCCAATCCAAATGCTCTCACAAAT CATGGACAAACGGCCTTGAATATTGCAAATAAACTTGGTTATGTGACTGCTGTTGAAACATTAAAAGTTGTTACTGAAAAAAGTATTACAAATACAGTTACTGGagttttggaagaaaaatacaaagttgTCGCTCCTGAGTCTATGCACGAAGCTTTTATGTCGGATTCTGAAGACGAGGGCGGCGAGGATCACTTAGATCAACATCAATACAAATACATGGCCACAGACGATCTTAAAactattataaatgaaaatgatcAACACAATTATGACACCACAGATGATGGCCAAAATTACGGAAGTAATCGTAAAG CTTTCACTGAAACTGCGAGTGCCAAATATGTCAATCAAAATATGTCGCCAGCATCCAACGTCTATCAAATTAAATCTATTGACAATGTTACAATTATCAAACCACCAGTTCATCTAGG TTTCCTAGTTTCATTCCTGGTCGATGCTCGTGGTGGATCAATGCGTGGTTGTCGTCATAGTGGCGTTAGAGTTATTGTACCACCAAAATCATGTGCCCAGCCAACAAGAATCACATGTCGGTATGTAAAACCGCAGCGCGTAGCCAATCCACCACCTCTTATGGAAGGTGAAGCTTTAGTCAGTCGCGTCATGGAGCTGTCACCAGTGGAAGCAAAATTTTTAGG tTCTGTTATATTGGAGGTACCTCATTTTGGCTCCTTACGTGACAAAGAACGAGAAATTATAATACTTCGATCCGACAACGGCGAAACCTGGCGTGAACACACACTATATGATAGCGAGGAAGCCGTTCGCGACGTTCTCAATGAGACATTCGAATCGAACGAACTCAGCCACTTGGAGGACCTACACACGTCGCGGATTGTACGCATTGTTACACGCAACTTCCCACATTTCTTTGCGGTTGTGTCGCGCATTCGGCAGGAAGTGCATGCAATCGGACCCGACGGTGGCACTGTGTCATCAACGGCTGTGCCTCAAGTGCAGGCAATATTCCCGCCAAATGcgctcacaaaaaaaatacgtgTCGGCCTGCAGGCTCAGCCAGTCGATTTGAATGGTTGCTGCAAATTACTTGGTCAAGGTGTCGCTGTCTCGCCAGTAGTTACCGTTGAACCGCGTCGTCGAAAATTCCACAAGGCAATAACACTAAGTATTCCTGCACCCAAAGCATATACCCAAGGAATGGTGAATCAATACTCAGGCAACGCACCAACTTTGCGGTTACTTTGCTCCATTACTGGCGGCCAAAATCGGGCTGTTTGGGAAGATGTAACTGGCTCGACTCCATTAGCTTTTGTTAAGGATAGTGTGTCATTCACTACAACGGTGTCGGCACGTTTCTGGCTAATGGACTGTAGAAATGTATCCGAAGCTAGCCGCATGGCAACAGAACTCTACTCATATATGGCACAAGTTCCATTCATGGTGAAGTTTGTTGTATTCGCAAAGCGAATAAGCAATACGGAAGCAAAGTTGAGTGTTTTCTGCATGACGGATGACAAAGAAGACAAAACACTTGAACATCAGGAATTTTTCACTGAAGTAGCCAAAAGCCGTGATGTGGAGATACCTGAAGATCAGGATATCTATCTTGAATTTTCTGGCAATTTGTTACCAGTATTGAAATCAGGTGAACAGTTAAATATGAAGTTCCATGCATTCCGCGAAAATCGACTTTCGTTCCTGGTTCGTGTCAAAGACCAGGAAGATGCATTTGGTCGTATTAGTTTTATGAGTGAGCCAAAAATAAGCAAAGGCGAAGCACCACAAACTCCAATTTGCACTTTGAATGTTACCCTAACAGACCATGAAATTATAACAGACAACCACAATGGCTCACAAAAGAGCCTAGATCACAGTCTAAATTATAGAGATATGCTTAATCTTGGCTACCGTCAAGCTGACGAAATTCACAAGGCCGATATTCGGTTGTCAGACATATGCAATCTGCTTGAAGATGATTGGGTGAGTTTGGCAAGAGAACTACAAGTACCAGAAAACGACATCGAACTTATTAAATCCGAATACACTGGAAAACAAGCTTCTAAACAAGCTATGGTTATGCTGAGACTATGGCTACGGCAATCAGGTACCAATGCAAACGGTAATACTCTAGAACAAGCCCTTCACAAAATTAATCGCAGTGATATTGTCGAAAAGTGCATTTTTAATCTGGAACTAGTAACGGATTATATGGAAAAAGCGGTTGCAAAAATGCAGCTTGATCAGTCAGGATTTGATTCTTTAAGTGATGATCTGTTAGGTACAGCGTCATGTGATACGTCTCTAGTTCAACGGGATGAAAGGGCggttcagaaattcaaaataatcgATAACGAGCAAATGGCAGCTGCTTCGCCACTGCCTGCATCCACAGAATCACTTCAAATCGAAGAGAAATTCACATTGGATGCTACGCAAAAATTCGAAGAGAAATCCGATACTGATGCTGAGTGCAGCGAAAAACGACATGAAAATCATAATTCACATCAAATAGAAGGCAAAGCCGAAG ATTTGAAACCACCTGTAACCAAGTTACCAAAAAATATCACCCCATCGAAAGTAGTAACCATGATCAGTCAACAGCAGCAATTTGATCCTCATTATCATCAGAAACAATACCAACAAAGTTGGGTTGAACCATCAGATATAAACAAAGAAAGttctgaatataaaaatgatgaTGCTAATGAAACTCCATATGATGGACCGGATGCTGATCTTGCAGCACATATTAATCAACAACAAGAAGCAAATAATTTTGCTTCGGAAATTCATTTGCCTTCGACATTAATGAACGCTACAACTGTAGGAAATAATCaaagtaaagatataaatttcATGGAAATGCCAAGTTCTAATTTAGACGATGAGATAATTTTGTCAACGTCAAATGTTGACGAAATGGAATTCAACCCATCAACTTATCCTACTACGATCAGTCCTTTGGCAGATTCACAAACAACTGATTTTATGAACGAAACATTGGAGTCAGTTGAAGGATTCCACTTGACTACGAATGAAgcaaatgaaatttgtttaacaaaagaaaatacagCAATTATATCGTCTCCTGAGATTCAGGCTGAATCAAGTTTACCAGATTTAGAGAAATCATCATCGGCTGGCGTTTCTGTTGCTGCTGGAACAGGAGTTGCCACTGCAAACATAACACAAAATAGTATCACATCAATGAAATCAAAAACCAGCAGCACCAAATCActggaaaataatattaaaacagcTGGATCTTCTTCTGATTCCGATATAGCATTACATGAGACGGGTGTTGAGCTAAGCGAGGACGAAGAACATTCAG aaCCGGAATTTTATCAAGGCATAGAACAATCCACAGGAGTTATTGTCGGAAAGAATGATGA TGATTGGCGAGCAATAGAGACAAATTCAACGGTTGATGATATCCAATCACGTAAAGAtgatttaaaagaatatttggaaaatacaattttatcaaCAGCAGCTGAACAAGTTGCGGAATTGCAGCAACAACAACgagatttatataattttgaaatcacacacgacaaagaaataaaagaaccGCCATTACCACCATCACCACACGCGGCGGCAGCGATTGCTTCTACCAAAGCAATTTCAGAGAATGTACAAGTTGAAGATTCAAAAATAGAATACGGTGAAGACATTGAAGTTGATAACGATGAAGCTTATGAACCATTATCaacattaacaaaagttggttctaacaaattaaacaacaacagTAAGGCAGTTCAAAATGATAAACATCACGATCTACCATCAATTGTTATTGAACCCGTTAATAATGCCACTGGTGAATTTTTGAACCAGgaaaaacatcattttaataactag